A genome region from Paradevosia shaoguanensis includes the following:
- the irrA gene encoding iron response transcriptional regulator IrrA yields the protein MAGLRPTRQRIALAELLFAGSHRHVSAEQLHEEASTARVNVSLATIYNTLHQFQEAGLLREVAVDASRSYFDTDTSDHHHFYIEDEQRVVDIPSASIQIQGLPEPPDGMVVTHVDVVVRVRKQTA from the coding sequence ATGGCCGGCCTGCGTCCGACCCGGCAGCGCATTGCCCTGGCCGAACTGCTCTTTGCCGGCTCGCACCGGCATGTGAGCGCCGAACAGCTGCACGAAGAAGCCAGCACTGCCCGCGTCAACGTCTCGCTGGCCACGATCTACAACACGCTGCACCAGTTCCAGGAAGCGGGGCTGCTGCGCGAAGTGGCCGTGGACGCCTCGCGCTCCTATTTCGACACCGATACGTCGGACCACCACCATTTCTATATCGAGGACGAGCAGCGGGTGGTGGATATTCCCTCAGCCTCGATTCAGATCCAGGGCCTGCCAGAGCCGCCCGATGGCATGGTGGTGACCCATGTTGACGTCGTGGTGCGCGTCAGGAAGCAGACGGCCTAG